Proteins encoded by one window of Rutidosis leptorrhynchoides isolate AG116_Rl617_1_P2 chromosome 7, CSIRO_AGI_Rlap_v1, whole genome shotgun sequence:
- the LOC139860063 gene encoding uncharacterized mitochondrial protein AtMg00810-like: MAALQRIIHYVQGTLDLILQLFSSSTCSLVAYSDADWADCPSTRRSTTGYCVFLGNNLLSWSSKLQQTPSRSSAEAEYRGVANAVAEICWILQHQRTKHIDIHFVRDLVLKCHVRVLHVLSQYQFADIFTKSLPTALFDEFRSILSVRPAPATTAGSPYFVICYLRKPML; this comes from the exons ATGGCTGCTCTTCAAAGGATCATTCACTATGTCCAGGGCACTCTGGATCTTATTCTACAGCTGTTTTCATCTAGCACTTGCTCGTTAGTTGCTTATTCTGATGCCGATTGGGCTGATTGTCCCTCTACTCGCCGCTCTACAACTGGATACTGTGTATTTTTGGGTAATAATTTACTATCTTGGTCCTCTAAACTGCAACAAACTCCATCACGCTCCAGTGCCGAAGCTGAATATCGCGGCGTCGCAAACGCCGTTGCAGAGATATGTTGGATTC TGCAACATCAGCGCACCAAACACATTGACATTCATTTTGTCCGTGATCTTGTCCTTAAGTGTCATGTTCGGGTCCTTCATGTTCTTTCTCAGTATCAGTTTGCAGACATCTTCACCAAAAGCCTACCTACTGCACTTTTTGATGAGTTTCGATCCATTTTGAGCGTTCGCCCAGCTCCCGCTACAACTGCGGGTAGCCCATATTTTGTCATATGTTATCTACGTAAGCCCATGTTATAA